A single Thermodesulfobacteriota bacterium DNA region contains:
- a CDS encoding DUF4384 domain-containing protein, whose amino-acid sequence MITQLPWKVCFIFLLVFTLLGNVLASDGKVVTSTGVAAMANLTPEEAQALALKRARQNAIEEVCGVSVQAETLIHNNMLAADFIHSVSYGRIIDEEILSWDADVTRESKRRPPSVAYRVKIRARVKPEKGKPDPYYQVSVGLNKKVYRSGDEMIIRVKATKPSYISVLNFAADGSVILLYPNRLRKSNYIKALKQYQIPSETDRNDVLKLQVSTLPGHRKDTEFIKVIATRQPIHLLDGLLTQGRYGVMDTVNLAAVEIARLISAIPLKDRAEHTVFYEIVSSE is encoded by the coding sequence ATGATAACACAGCTGCCGTGGAAAGTGTGTTTTATTTTTCTTCTTGTTTTCACCCTGTTGGGGAACGTTTTGGCCTCGGATGGCAAGGTGGTGACCTCCACCGGTGTGGCTGCCATGGCCAACCTGACCCCTGAAGAAGCGCAGGCCCTGGCATTGAAACGGGCACGCCAAAATGCCATCGAAGAAGTCTGCGGTGTGTCGGTCCAGGCGGAAACCTTAATTCACAACAACATGCTGGCTGCGGACTTTATTCACTCCGTTTCTTACGGGCGGATTATTGACGAAGAGATACTGAGCTGGGATGCGGATGTGACCCGTGAGTCCAAAAGACGCCCGCCCTCGGTGGCATACCGGGTAAAAATAAGGGCTCGGGTCAAACCTGAAAAAGGCAAACCCGATCCCTACTACCAGGTCAGCGTGGGGCTTAATAAAAAGGTCTATCGTTCCGGAGATGAGATGATTATCCGGGTAAAGGCCACCAAACCGAGCTACATATCGGTGTTAAACTTTGCCGCTGACGGCAGCGTGATCCTTCTTTATCCCAATCGGCTTCGCAAAAGCAACTATATCAAAGCCCTCAAGCAGTACCAGATTCCTTCTGAAACGGATCGCAATGACGTTTTAAAACTCCAGGTCTCCACCCTTCCGGGTCACCGAAAAGATACGGAATTTATCAAGGTGATTGCCACCCGCCAGCCGATTCATCTGTTGGATGGACTTCTTACCCAGGGCCGGTACGGAGTGATGGATACAGTGAACCTGGCGGCAGTCGAAATCGCCCGCCTGATTTCCGCAATCCCTTTAAAAGACAGGGCCGAGCACACTGTGTTCTATGAAATCGTAAGTTCGGAATAA
- a CDS encoding caspase family protein, which yields MKTLIHKTAFILWGGLFLFLLQTTAFQSHAYALESYKKSYLKGLEYKENGRYEEAVKAFASAIRKKSQEKKKIRFYGMRYGEYMPHREKGICHYMLKQYRQAAMELDISLSRVPTDEAKKYFGLARMELKKLKPEDVVEVVKTPEELKEFKPARSVNRHAVAVIIGNRDYQNTDIPPVNFAVSDATRVKQCLIRTFGYRKGNIIFRTNATKGILENTFGSVRNYKGMLFDYITPGKSDVFVYYSGHGAPSLESKKGYILPVDGNPNNVSISGYPLELLYGNLAKLNAKSITVVTDACFSGATLFKKASPVGIIVKNPLVALKNTSIINSSAGTELSSWYPEKGHGLFTYYFLLGLTGKADANRDKSITLSEISSFVTDHVPYMARTLHSGRKQTPAFKTHNNRQVLVRYK from the coding sequence ATGAAAACCTTAATCCATAAAACCGCTTTTATACTTTGGGGGGGGTTGTTCCTTTTCCTGCTCCAAACGACAGCATTTCAATCACATGCATACGCCCTTGAATCTTATAAGAAATCCTATCTTAAAGGACTGGAGTACAAGGAAAACGGCCGCTATGAAGAGGCGGTTAAAGCCTTTGCCAGCGCCATCCGCAAAAAGAGCCAGGAAAAAAAGAAAATCCGTTTCTACGGGATGCGCTACGGTGAGTATATGCCCCACCGGGAAAAGGGAATCTGCCATTATATGCTGAAGCAGTACCGGCAGGCGGCCATGGAGCTTGACATATCCCTTTCCAGGGTCCCCACCGATGAGGCCAAAAAATATTTCGGCCTGGCAAGAATGGAGCTGAAAAAATTAAAGCCCGAAGATGTGGTTGAGGTTGTAAAAACACCCGAAGAGCTGAAAGAGTTTAAACCGGCCAGATCGGTCAATCGACATGCGGTGGCCGTGATTATCGGCAACCGGGATTATCAGAACACAGACATCCCCCCGGTCAATTTTGCCGTTTCCGACGCCACTCGGGTCAAACAATGCCTGATTCGGACTTTCGGCTACAGAAAGGGCAATATCATATTCAGGACCAATGCCACCAAAGGAATTTTGGAAAACACCTTCGGCTCCGTCCGAAATTACAAGGGCATGCTTTTTGATTACATCACCCCGGGAAAATCCGACGTGTTCGTGTATTATTCCGGTCACGGGGCTCCCAGCCTGGAATCGAAAAAAGGATACATCCTGCCGGTGGACGGCAATCCCAACAATGTCAGCATCAGCGGCTATCCTCTTGAGCTGCTTTACGGCAATCTGGCCAAACTTAACGCCAAATCGATCACGGTGGTCACCGACGCCTGTTTTTCCGGAGCAACCCTGTTTAAAAAGGCAAGCCCTGTGGGCATTATTGTTAAAAACCCCCTGGTTGCGCTGAAAAATACATCCATTATTAACTCATCGGCAGGAACCGAGCTTTCCAGCTGGTACCCGGAAAAGGGACACGGCCTTTTTACCTACTATTTCCTCCTGGGTCTCACCGGAAAGGCGGACGCCAACAGGGATAAAAGCATTACCTTAAGCGAAATCTCATCCTTTGTTACCGACCACGTTCCCTATATGGCCAGGACCCTTCATTCGGGACGGAAGCAGACCCCCGCATTCAAGACCCATAACAATAGACAGGTTCTGGTGAGATATAAATGA
- a CDS encoding outer membrane protein transport protein yields MRLKRWVIIFSFLFFLFFTCTGSWAVVVGPDILGTDFRFNNPGARANAMGGAFIGLADDATAAYTNPAGLTILTEPEFSVEYKVVEITTHFQDQVSNKEFDDTVSGLSFLSYVYPAENATFALFRHQLLNTETNFTWEDSAAEPQKLNVSLDAVTLGIGAGFKLTDTFSLGLSIGMAQLDYDVNSKRYDSTQPPYPDAREWESISETDNAEHYTVSLLWSPLEALNIGLVYRMGPEFETVKQRYSYVAGGYYGLGWEHEHILKIPDVYGLGFSFRFLSNLTATLDVNYIEYSDLADDFINDQGVKDRNWEVDDEFEVRVGLEYIIDINETPVALRGGYYYRPDHRLYYDGTDDADLLRLFGEPGDDDDHIFSLGFGVVLTEKFQLDLAAGAGQYIKEGSLSMVYRF; encoded by the coding sequence ATGAGATTAAAAAGGTGGGTGATCATATTTTCTTTCCTGTTTTTTCTTTTTTTTACCTGCACCGGATCTTGGGCTGTGGTGGTTGGGCCGGATATTCTGGGGACTGATTTCCGCTTCAACAATCCCGGGGCAAGGGCCAATGCCATGGGAGGTGCTTTTATCGGTTTGGCCGACGATGCCACGGCGGCTTACACCAACCCTGCCGGCTTGACCATACTGACCGAACCTGAATTTTCCGTTGAATATAAGGTGGTTGAAATCACCACCCATTTCCAGGATCAGGTCAGCAACAAAGAGTTTGACGATACCGTCAGCGGTCTTTCCTTTTTAAGTTATGTCTATCCTGCTGAAAACGCCACCTTCGCATTGTTCAGGCATCAGCTTTTAAATACGGAAACCAATTTTACCTGGGAGGATTCCGCTGCCGAACCCCAGAAATTAAATGTCAGTTTGGATGCAGTTACCCTTGGAATCGGTGCGGGTTTTAAACTGACCGACACCTTTTCTCTGGGGCTGTCCATTGGCATGGCCCAGCTCGATTATGATGTGAACAGCAAAAGATACGATTCGACCCAACCCCCATACCCGGATGCAAGGGAATGGGAAAGTATATCCGAGACCGATAATGCCGAGCATTATACCGTCTCTTTGCTGTGGAGCCCTTTGGAAGCGCTGAATATCGGTCTGGTTTATCGTATGGGACCCGAATTCGAAACCGTCAAACAGCGGTACAGTTATGTTGCTGGTGGATATTATGGCCTGGGATGGGAGCATGAGCATATTTTAAAGATTCCCGACGTTTACGGCCTGGGATTTTCCTTTCGTTTTCTTTCCAACCTGACGGCGACTCTGGATGTAAATTACATTGAATACTCCGATCTGGCGGACGATTTTATCAATGACCAGGGAGTCAAGGATCGAAACTGGGAGGTAGATGATGAATTTGAAGTGCGTGTGGGCCTGGAATACATCATTGATATCAATGAAACCCCGGTTGCCTTAAGAGGCGGTTATTATTATCGGCCGGACCACCGGTTATACTACGACGGAACGGATGATGCGGATTTGCTCCGGCTCTTTGGTGAGCCCGGAGATGATGATGACCATATTTTCTCCCTGGGATTCGGAGTTGTTTTAACGGAAAAGTTCCAGTTGGACCTGGCCGCAGGCGCAGGTCAATATATAAAAGAGGGCAGCCTGTCGATGGTTTACCGATTTTAA
- a CDS encoding radical SAM protein: protein MRYEGPIYRPPSEADSLLIQATIGCPHNRCTFCMIYKNRPGFKVRDINEIKEDILTARDCYGSHVRTLFLPDGNTIAMKTDDLCEICLFSRKVFPDLERITVYGSAQFIHKKGLNGLKRLADAGLSRIHVGLESGDDVVLTQIKKGTNSLEQIEAGRWVMDAGIELSLYVILGIGGVTRTQFHAKETARVLNQIAPDFIRLRTFVPKINTPLLDDVQNGTFQMLGPHGVLQETRLLLQNIRIASYVASDHYTNYINLEGRLPDEKKRLINEIDVSLQKDETSFRAFFIGTA from the coding sequence ATGCGCTACGAAGGTCCCATTTACCGTCCGCCGAGTGAGGCGGATTCACTATTAATACAGGCAACCATCGGCTGTCCTCACAACCGGTGCACCTTTTGTATGATCTACAAGAATAGGCCTGGATTTAAAGTCCGGGATATCAATGAGATCAAGGAGGACATCTTAACGGCGCGTGACTGTTATGGATCTCATGTGCGTACCCTTTTTTTACCGGACGGAAATACCATTGCCATGAAGACGGACGATTTGTGCGAGATCTGTCTTTTTTCCAGAAAGGTTTTTCCGGATTTAGAGCGCATCACTGTTTACGGCAGTGCCCAGTTTATTCATAAAAAAGGCTTAAACGGGTTGAAGCGTCTGGCCGATGCGGGTCTTTCCCGGATACATGTCGGACTCGAATCGGGAGACGATGTGGTTTTAACACAGATTAAAAAGGGGACGAACAGCCTTGAGCAGATCGAAGCCGGACGCTGGGTGATGGATGCCGGTATCGAACTGAGTTTGTACGTCATTTTAGGAATCGGGGGGGTTACGCGTACACAATTTCACGCCAAGGAGACGGCAAGGGTTTTGAATCAAATAGCTCCTGATTTTATCAGACTGCGCACCTTTGTTCCCAAGATAAACACCCCCCTGTTGGATGATGTTCAAAACGGCACTTTTCAAATGCTCGGTCCTCACGGGGTGCTGCAGGAAACCCGACTCCTTTTACAAAACATTCGGATCGCTTCCTATGTGGCCAGCGATCACTACACCAATTATATTAACCTGGAAGGGCGGCTTCCGGATGAAAAAAAACGGCTGATCAATGAGATAGACGTATCGTTGCAAAAAGATGAAACATCTTTCAGGGCCTTTTTTATCGGAACGGCATAG
- a CDS encoding nucleotide sugar dehydrogenase gives MVTFESLAEGKEKIAVVGLGYVGLPLAVHLSEHFDVKGYDLKDERIKELKSGLDRTLEVSEQRLGKAEIFFTSEPKELSACKLIIVAVPTPIDEYRIPDLSPLRGAAKIVGKQMVKGSCVVFESTVYPGATEEVCAPILEKESGFTLGIDFTLGYSPERINPGDKVHTIDKIMKIVSGSDDQTRLLLAEVYGKVVKAGIHQASSIKVAEAAKVIENTQRDLNIALMNELAMIFDKAGIDTTEVLEAAGTKWNFLPFRPGLVGGHCIGVDPYYLTVKAESLGYHPEMILAGRRINDGMGKYIAEKAVKLLIGADKQVHGAKVAVMGITFKEDVPDLRNTKVVGIISELTEYGIEVLAHDPLADAKEAENYYNLELKKMDDLEGVDAVIVAVMHRAYREMGLEKIVGLCSGNIPIIMDVKSGFSPKDVEKGSMVYWRL, from the coding sequence ATGGTTACATTTGAATCGCTGGCTGAAGGAAAAGAAAAAATAGCCGTAGTGGGGCTTGGTTATGTGGGTCTTCCCCTGGCCGTGCATTTGTCGGAACATTTTGATGTTAAAGGGTATGATCTTAAAGATGAGCGGATTAAAGAGCTGAAATCCGGCCTTGACCGGACATTGGAAGTGTCCGAACAGCGGCTCGGAAAAGCGGAAATATTCTTTACCAGTGAACCCAAAGAACTTTCCGCATGCAAGCTCATCATTGTTGCCGTACCGACGCCCATCGATGAATACCGCATCCCGGATTTGAGCCCGCTGCGCGGGGCCGCTAAAATTGTTGGGAAACAAATGGTTAAAGGATCCTGTGTCGTATTTGAGTCAACGGTCTATCCCGGAGCCACCGAAGAGGTCTGTGCTCCCATTTTAGAAAAAGAGTCGGGGTTCACCCTGGGTATCGATTTTACCCTTGGCTATTCACCGGAAAGAATAAACCCGGGGGATAAGGTGCATACCATTGACAAGATTATGAAGATCGTTTCCGGCTCCGACGATCAGACTCGCCTGCTTTTGGCTGAAGTTTACGGCAAGGTGGTCAAGGCCGGAATCCATCAGGCATCTTCAATAAAGGTGGCTGAAGCCGCCAAAGTGATAGAAAATACGCAAAGAGACCTGAACATCGCTTTGATGAATGAACTGGCCATGATTTTTGATAAGGCCGGTATTGATACCACTGAAGTGCTTGAGGCGGCGGGAACCAAATGGAATTTTTTGCCTTTCAGGCCCGGCCTGGTGGGAGGGCACTGTATCGGGGTTGATCCTTACTATTTAACGGTAAAGGCTGAATCCCTTGGGTATCATCCGGAAATGATACTGGCAGGCCGGCGGATAAACGACGGCATGGGGAAATATATTGCCGAAAAGGCCGTAAAGCTTCTGATAGGCGCTGACAAACAGGTTCACGGTGCCAAGGTTGCCGTGATGGGAATTACCTTCAAAGAGGATGTCCCTGATTTAAGGAATACAAAGGTGGTGGGTATTATCAGCGAGCTGACCGAATACGGCATTGAGGTGCTGGCCCACGATCCCCTGGCAGATGCCAAAGAAGCAGAAAATTACTATAATCTTGAATTGAAAAAGATGGACGACCTTGAAGGTGTGGATGCCGTGATCGTTGCGGTGATGCACCGGGCGTACAGAGAGATGGGGCTTGAGAAAATTGTCGGATTGTGCTCGGGAAACATTCCTATTATTATGGATGTAAAAAGCGGGTTCAGCCCAAAGGATGTGGAAAAAGGGAGTATGGTTTACTGGAGGCTATAA
- a CDS encoding LysM peptidoglycan-binding domain-containing protein, with product MRLRLKKILPFTLFFTLLFLLCGCLQPFIKKDISPDPPLEKTETNTLKSSPPEETATDIHQENKKVDSPEDKQIDPQGDKRSDSAQDQRADSKQENHPPIQKKEKEPFSPYKKFQPVLDDALEFCQAAQEFWQKGELENALEALDRAYALILDIDTYDKPKLIQQKEDLRFLISKRILEIYASRNIVVNGNHKAIPLVMNKYIQNEIDLFTKGKEKNYFTESYQRSGMFRPRIVPELIAAGLPVELSWLPLIESGFKVRALSRARALGLWQFIPSTGYKFGLNRNKFIDERLDPVKSTKAAIEYLKELHHIFGDWSTVLAAYNCGEGKVLQVIRKQNVNYLDNFWDLYERLPFETARYVPRFFATLHIIKDPKKYGLDLNQPDPPLEYETVDVSKQVHIKNVAKHIDVSPKILELLNPELRYKILPPEKYSLRLPPGSTETLLSKLDKIPVSSPPARKFVYHRIRRGETLSVIARRYKTSVRRIKRANNLRRSNYIIAGRLLKIPQRGYRYPTRKTVKRKYKKSYVYKVTSGDSLWIIAKRYGTTAKEIQKLNNLPGTDLHIGQVIKLPRRNNKVRLKNGLKAYEVRNGDTPFTIAKQNNMSLDRLLKINKLTAGSKIYPGQQLYVE from the coding sequence ATGAGACTTCGTTTAAAAAAAATTCTGCCCTTTACACTGTTTTTTACTCTGTTATTCCTTTTGTGTGGATGCCTCCAGCCTTTTATCAAAAAAGATATCTCCCCAGACCCCCCTCTGGAAAAAACCGAAACAAATACTCTGAAATCAAGCCCACCAGAGGAAACTGCCACCGACATTCATCAGGAAAACAAAAAGGTTGATTCTCCGGAAGACAAACAGATCGATCCTCAGGGAGACAAGCGGTCTGATTCTGCGCAAGACCAGCGAGCTGACTCAAAACAAGAAAACCATCCTCCAATACAAAAAAAAGAAAAAGAACCTTTTTCCCCCTATAAAAAATTCCAGCCGGTTTTAGACGATGCCCTCGAATTTTGTCAGGCAGCTCAGGAATTCTGGCAAAAAGGCGAACTGGAAAATGCACTGGAAGCCCTTGACAGAGCTTATGCTTTGATCCTCGATATTGACACCTACGACAAGCCAAAACTCATCCAGCAGAAGGAAGATCTCCGATTCTTAATTTCAAAGCGCATTCTTGAAATTTATGCATCCCGTAATATTGTGGTAAACGGAAACCATAAAGCCATTCCCCTGGTAATGAACAAATACATCCAAAATGAAATTGATCTGTTTACCAAAGGAAAAGAAAAGAACTACTTTACCGAATCATACCAGCGCTCGGGTATGTTTCGACCCCGCATTGTCCCGGAGCTTATCGCTGCAGGCCTTCCCGTTGAGTTATCATGGCTTCCCCTTATTGAAAGCGGATTTAAAGTGCGTGCTCTCTCCCGGGCAAGAGCCCTCGGGCTGTGGCAGTTTATTCCATCAACAGGATATAAATTCGGTTTGAACCGGAACAAGTTTATCGATGAACGTTTGGACCCTGTCAAATCCACCAAAGCGGCTATTGAATATCTGAAGGAACTCCATCATATATTTGGCGACTGGTCTACCGTTCTGGCTGCATACAACTGCGGAGAGGGTAAGGTCCTGCAAGTCATACGGAAACAGAATGTAAACTATCTCGATAATTTCTGGGATCTTTACGAACGTCTTCCTTTTGAAACCGCACGGTACGTTCCCAGATTTTTTGCCACCCTTCATATAATAAAGGACCCGAAAAAATACGGACTCGATTTAAACCAACCAGACCCGCCATTAGAGTATGAGACAGTTGATGTATCCAAACAGGTGCATATTAAAAACGTGGCCAAACATATCGATGTATCACCAAAAATCCTGGAGCTCCTTAACCCGGAACTTCGCTATAAGATACTCCCCCCGGAGAAATATTCTTTGAGGCTTCCTCCCGGGTCAACGGAAACACTGCTTTCCAAACTTGATAAAATACCTGTTTCATCTCCTCCGGCAAGAAAGTTTGTTTATCACCGAATAAGGCGGGGAGAAACACTGTCGGTCATCGCCAGACGATATAAAACATCCGTCCGACGTATTAAGCGGGCAAACAACCTTCGCAGATCCAACTATATTATTGCCGGCAGATTGCTGAAGATACCGCAAAGAGGATACAGATATCCGACAAGAAAGACGGTAAAAAGGAAATACAAAAAAAGTTATGTCTATAAGGTGACAAGTGGCGATTCGCTCTGGATTATTGCCAAACGCTATGGCACCACCGCTAAGGAAATCCAGAAACTCAACAACCTGCCCGGTACCGATCTTCATATCGGCCAGGTAATAAAACTGCCGAGGAGAAATAATAAAGTCAGGTTAAAAAATGGTTTAAAGGCCTATGAAGTCAGAAACGGAGACACCCCCTTTACCATTGCAAAACAAAATAATATGTCTTTGGATCGTCTGCTTAAAATAAACAAATTAACCGCCGGAAGCAAAATTTACCCAGGGCAGCAGTTGTATGTGGAATGA
- the tuf gene encoding elongation factor Tu, which translates to MAKEKFERTKPHVNVGTIGHIDHGKTTLTAAITKHMGLKGLADFVPFDQIDKAPEEKERGITIATAHVEYETAKRHYAHVDCPGHADYIKNMITGAAQMDGAILVVGADDGPMPQTREHILLARQVGVPRIAVFLNKCDMVDDEELIELVELELRELLDKYEFPGDDTPIIRGSALKALESDNPDSDEAKCVFELMDAIDDYIPEPKRDIDKPFLMPIEDVFSISGRGTVVTGRVERGIIKVGDNVEIVGIRETLKTVCTGVEMFRKLLDEGRAGDNIGVLIRGTKREEVERGQVVAVPGSIKPYTKFEAEVYILSKEEGGRHTPFFSGYRPQFYFRTTDVTGILNLPEGVEMVMPGDNVKISAELITPIAMEKELRFAIREGGRTVGAGVVSEIIE; encoded by the coding sequence ATGGCGAAGGAGAAATTTGAGCGAACGAAACCGCATGTTAATGTAGGGACGATTGGTCATATAGATCATGGGAAGACGACATTAACGGCAGCCATAACCAAGCATATGGGGTTAAAGGGTTTAGCGGATTTTGTTCCGTTTGATCAGATTGACAAGGCGCCTGAGGAGAAGGAGCGGGGGATCACGATAGCGACCGCACATGTGGAGTATGAGACGGCGAAGCGTCATTATGCCCATGTGGACTGTCCCGGGCATGCCGATTACATCAAGAACATGATCACCGGAGCGGCCCAGATGGACGGTGCGATTTTGGTAGTTGGTGCGGATGACGGGCCCATGCCCCAGACACGTGAGCATATATTGCTGGCGCGTCAGGTCGGTGTTCCCAGGATAGCGGTATTTTTAAACAAGTGCGACATGGTGGATGATGAGGAGCTTATCGAGCTGGTTGAGTTGGAGCTTCGGGAGCTTTTGGACAAGTATGAGTTTCCCGGGGATGACACGCCGATTATACGGGGCAGTGCATTAAAGGCATTGGAGAGCGATAATCCCGACAGTGATGAAGCAAAATGCGTATTTGAGTTAATGGATGCCATTGATGATTATATTCCTGAGCCGAAGCGGGATATAGACAAGCCGTTTTTAATGCCCATCGAGGATGTGTTCAGCATATCGGGTCGTGGTACGGTGGTGACGGGTCGAGTAGAGCGGGGAATCATCAAAGTTGGTGATAATGTAGAGATTGTAGGCATACGGGAGACCTTAAAGACGGTGTGCACCGGTGTAGAGATGTTCAGGAAGCTGTTGGACGAAGGTCGAGCGGGTGACAACATCGGCGTATTGATACGCGGAACCAAGCGGGAAGAGGTTGAGCGCGGTCAGGTGGTGGCAGTGCCTGGATCGATCAAGCCTTACACCAAGTTTGAGGCAGAGGTATATATATTGAGCAAGGAAGAGGGAGGTCGTCACACGCCGTTTTTCAGCGGGTATCGGCCGCAGTTTTATTTTCGGACAACGGATGTAACGGGCATATTGAATTTACCAGAGGGAGTAGAGATGGTGATGCCTGGAGATAATGTAAAGATATCCGCAGAGCTTATCACTCCGATAGCGATGGAAAAAGAGTTGCGGTTTGCGATAAGGGAAGGTGGCCGGACAGTCGGCGCAGGCGTTGTAAGCGAAATAATTGAATAA
- the rpmG gene encoding 50S ribosomal protein L33: MVRIIVTLACSECKRRNYTTTKNKRTTPDKLEFNKYCRFCRKHTLHKETK, from the coding sequence CTGGTGAGAATAATTGTGACACTTGCGTGTAGTGAATGCAAAAGAAGAAATTACACGACAACAAAAAATAAACGGACAACGCCTGATAAACTGGAGTTTAATAAATACTGTAGATTCTGCAGAAAGCATACTTTGCATAAAGAGACCAAATAA
- the secE gene encoding preprotein translocase subunit SecE, whose protein sequence is MGRLQRKKASNVKKKKAKAQRPLPAVKDASIKQADGFTKEKKKKQVTKAITKTAATKPKSNFITSSIQFLREVKFELKKVTWPTRKQTMGSTVVVIILVTIIAFFLGAVDIGLSSLVKLVLQ, encoded by the coding sequence GTGGGACGCTTACAAAGAAAAAAAGCATCAAACGTAAAGAAAAAGAAAGCAAAGGCACAGCGCCCATTGCCGGCCGTCAAAGATGCTTCTATAAAACAGGCTGATGGTTTTACTAAGGAAAAGAAAAAGAAACAGGTAACCAAAGCAATTACCAAAACCGCAGCAACCAAACCCAAAAGTAATTTTATTACCAGTAGCATTCAGTTTCTTAGAGAAGTTAAGTTTGAGCTTAAAAAAGTAACATGGCCGACACGCAAGCAAACAATGGGATCTACAGTCGTGGTGATTATTCTGGTTACCATAATCGCATTTTTTCTTGGGGCTGTAGATATAGGTCTATCGAGTCTGGTAAAGTTGGTTCTTCAATAG
- the nusG gene encoding transcription termination/antitermination protein NusG, whose translation MALKWYIVHVYSGFESKVKSALEEKIASSLYPEKFGKVLVPTEEIVELAKGKKKTSSRKFYPGYILVRMELDDETWHIVNSTAKVTGFLGGREKPTPISDEEAEVILNRMEAGKLKPQPKYFFESGDEIRVVDGPFTNFNGTVEEVNPEKGKIKVLVSIFGRSTPVELEFVQVVKI comes from the coding sequence GTGGCGCTTAAATGGTACATCGTTCATGTCTATTCGGGTTTTGAAAGCAAGGTCAAGTCCGCTCTGGAAGAAAAGATAGCCTCTTCGCTTTATCCGGAAAAATTTGGCAAGGTTCTTGTGCCCACGGAAGAAATTGTTGAACTTGCCAAAGGAAAAAAGAAGACGTCTTCTCGAAAATTCTATCCCGGATACATACTTGTCAGGATGGAACTGGATGATGAAACATGGCATATTGTAAATAGCACAGCTAAGGTTACCGGATTTTTAGGTGGCAGGGAGAAGCCGACACCGATTTCAGATGAGGAAGCAGAAGTGATTTTAAACCGGATGGAAGCCGGAAAACTCAAACCCCAGCCCAAATATTTTTTCGAATCAGGGGACGAAATTCGTGTGGTTGACGGGCCCTTTACCAACTTCAATGGTACGGTGGAAGAAGTCAACCCTGAAAAGGGAAAGATTAAGGTTTTAGTCAGTATTTTCGGTCGTTCAACACCGGTCGAGTTAGAATTTGTTCAGGTCGTAAAGATATAG
- the rplK gene encoding 50S ribosomal protein L11, with the protein MAKKVMVMIKLQVEAGKANPSPPIGPALGQHGVNIMDFCKAFNARTANDEGMIIPVVITVFQDRSFTFITKTPPASILLKKAAKIAKGAGDPKRDRVGQVTRKQVEEIANLKMVDLNACDLEAACRIVEGTARSMGIDVEK; encoded by the coding sequence ATGGCAAAAAAAGTGATGGTGATGATAAAACTGCAGGTTGAGGCAGGTAAGGCCAATCCGTCGCCTCCGATTGGCCCTGCTTTGGGGCAGCATGGCGTAAATATAATGGATTTTTGCAAGGCGTTTAATGCCAGGACTGCAAATGATGAGGGGATGATCATACCTGTGGTTATCACCGTATTTCAGGATAGGTCATTTACTTTTATTACAAAAACACCACCTGCATCAATTCTGTTAAAAAAAGCGGCAAAAATAGCAAAAGGAGCCGGTGATCCAAAGCGTGACAGAGTGGGTCAGGTGACTCGCAAACAGGTGGAAGAGATCGCCAACCTGAAAATGGTTGATTTAAATGCCTGTGATTTGGAAGCAGCCTGCAGGATAGTGGAAGGTACGGCCAGGAGTATGGGGATTGATGTCGAAAAATAA